Proteins from a single region of Streptococcus oralis:
- the folE gene encoding GTP cyclohydrolase I FolE, with protein MDTQKIEAAVKMIIEAVGEDANREGLQETPARVARMYQEIFSGLGQTAEEHLSKSFEIIDDNMVVEKDIFFHTMCEHHFLPFYGRAHIAYIPDGRVAGLSKLARTVEVYSKKPQIQERLNIEVADALMDYLGAKGAFVVIEAEHMCMSMRGVRKPGTATLTTVARGVFETDKDLRDQAYRLMGL; from the coding sequence ATGGATACACAAAAGATTGAAGCAGCTGTAAAAATGATTATCGAGGCTGTTGGTGAGGACGCTAACCGCGAGGGCTTGCAGGAGACACCTGCTCGCGTAGCCCGTATGTACCAAGAGATTTTTTCAGGTCTTGGCCAAACTGCTGAGGAACACCTGTCAAAATCCTTTGAGATTATTGATGACAATATGGTAGTGGAAAAGGATATCTTTTTCCACACCATGTGTGAACACCACTTTTTGCCATTTTATGGGAGAGCCCACATTGCCTACATTCCAGATGGCCGTGTGGCAGGCTTGTCCAAGCTTGCCCGTACGGTTGAAGTTTATTCTAAAAAACCACAGATTCAAGAACGTTTGAATATTGAGGTTGCTGATGCCTTGATGGACTATCTGGGTGCTAAGGGAGCCTTTGTTGTCATTGAGGCGGAGCATATGTGTATGAGCATGCGTGGTGTCAGAAAACCAGGCACGGCGACTTTGACTACTGTAGCCCGTGGCGTATTTGAAACAGATAAGGACCTCCGAGATCAGGCTTATCGTCTAATGGGACTATAA
- a CDS encoding bifunctional folylpolyglutamate synthase/dihydrofolate synthase: MNEIQNNQWIAHYRTDQPHFGLERMVELLALRGNPHLKLKVIHIGGTNGKGSTIAFLKKMLEKLGLRVGVFSSPYLIHYTDQISINGESIPEARLEALMEDYQSLLEGEKGAVLQGTTEFEIITALAYDYFATEKVDVAIMEVGMGGLLDSTNVCQPILTGITTIGLDHMALLGDTLEAIAEQKAGIIKQGIPLVTGHIVPEALTVIDNIAEAKNAPRLTYGSDYQVRHQESVVAGEIFDYTSFVRQGRFQTGLLGLHQIENAGMALALLDTYCQETGRELASNDLVAQALKETRWPGRLEVVSSNPLLFLDGAHNPHAIKALLATLQGRFADYHKEILFTCIKTKALDDMLDLLKTVPDSQLTLTHFDDSRATDENVLKETAKSRNLNYQSWQEFLDQKMTEDEEKKTVRIVTGSLYFLSQVRAYLMERNN; the protein is encoded by the coding sequence ATGAACGAAATTCAAAACAATCAGTGGATTGCCCACTACCGGACCGACCAACCGCATTTCGGTTTGGAACGAATGGTAGAACTCCTAGCTTTGCGAGGCAATCCCCATCTCAAACTTAAGGTTATCCATATTGGAGGGACCAATGGCAAGGGGTCTACTATTGCTTTTTTGAAAAAGATGCTGGAAAAGCTAGGTCTAAGAGTTGGGGTGTTCAGCTCGCCCTATCTCATTCATTACACGGATCAGATTAGCATCAATGGGGAATCCATCCCAGAAGCGAGACTAGAAGCCCTCATGGAGGACTATCAGTCTTTGCTTGAGGGGGAGAAGGGCGCTGTTTTACAAGGAACGACCGAGTTTGAGATTATCACTGCCCTAGCCTATGATTATTTTGCCACTGAAAAAGTTGATGTGGCTATCATGGAAGTCGGCATGGGTGGACTTCTGGATAGTACCAATGTTTGCCAGCCAATTTTAACAGGAATTACGACCATTGGACTGGATCATATGGCCCTACTTGGTGACACCTTGGAAGCCATAGCAGAGCAGAAGGCAGGTATTATCAAACAAGGTATTCCCTTGGTAACAGGTCATATTGTTCCAGAAGCTTTGACTGTGATTGACAATATTGCAGAAGCTAAAAATGCGCCTAGACTTACCTATGGAAGTGATTACCAGGTTCGTCATCAAGAAAGCGTGGTAGCGGGTGAAATCTTTGATTATACCAGTTTTGTCAGACAAGGTCGCTTTCAAACAGGCCTGCTCGGTTTGCACCAGATAGAGAATGCGGGGATGGCGCTTGCCCTCCTAGACACTTATTGCCAGGAGACTGGGCGGGAGTTAGCAAGTAATGACTTGGTTGCTCAAGCTTTGAAAGAAACTAGATGGCCAGGGCGTTTGGAGGTCGTGTCTAGTAACCCCTTGCTGTTTTTGGATGGGGCCCACAATCCTCATGCTATCAAGGCTTTATTAGCAACCTTGCAAGGACGCTTTGCGGATTATCATAAGGAAATCCTTTTTACCTGCATCAAAACCAAGGCCCTGGACGATATGCTGGACTTGCTAAAAACGGTGCCAGATAGTCAATTGACTTTAACCCATTTTGACGATAGTCGGGCAACTGATGAAAACGTACTGAAAGAGACAGCAAAGTCTAGAAATCTCAACTATCAAAGTTGGCAGGAGTTTTTAGATCAGAAAATGACAGAAGATGAAGAGAAAAAAACAGTTAGGATTGTCACGGGTTCCTTGTATTTCTTGAGCCAAGTGAGAGCCTACCTAATGGAGAGGAATAACTAG